The following DNA comes from Nicotiana sylvestris chromosome 10, ASM39365v2, whole genome shotgun sequence.
gcccccctcctaaattaagggtgactcaacaaagagttcgTGCACGCGACGCGTACTCCGAGACTTATTGCAGAAAGAAAATccatggttatgcaaatgatgacagttTATAAAGCAGTAATACATTAAGAAAAGCGATAAACAAataacgaacaaaacaaggaaataagacaaacaaagcaaataaagaaaacaaacacctcaaccgaatatcctagaagccaacaagatcaagtaccaGCTCGAACCTGCAACTCCCCAGCAGGGTTGCCAGAGATGTCACGCCCTTTTTTTTAATCacctcactaaccctcttaaaataataaaaagatttaTGAAGTTCAAAAGAAGTGTTTTTAATTAGAAAGTGACAaatttgtgttcaaaaggaaataactcagagtcgccaacTGACATTAGTTTCagtgtgtcaggtcaccgttttataaaaatgatttttcctttttaaacacTTTGGACTCTAAAATTAAGTCTGCATCAGAGATTCaagtaagggggttcatttgactcgggtagaaggtgttagacactccccaagtcccgtgaaaGCCACGGTTGTGTACTTaatctagttggcttttaaaatattcgaaTTGGTAATAAACACAGAAATGGAAAAATTAACACataagaggctcgaggtcgttcccacctaataagaaaaataaaaatgaagatgaaaataaaaataaaaatagtacgAGTTCTACTTTAGGCCTCCAAATACAAatacttcggggcataccccagataaaaatatatacaaattgcgtggggcattccccggataataAACTAAAGGAAACGACCTCTCGTCTCGATACTAACAAAATCCTAAGCTTGCCTACCCAAGTGTTGACGGCCTAAACGTGCTCCTAGCGATAAACATAAAATAAAGTGGGGAACATGTAATACTCAAATTTCGGTTCTATTCCCTTTCAACCCCAACAGAGCACTAAAGTAGTTTGTTTATTCCATATCACAGTAAGTCAATCAAATGAAACCTATCTCATGGGATCGTTAAGCAAAATAACTGAATACATGACTATCTTATAAAAACTTAATCAATTTCTCACCAAAGCATAATTTCAGGATTCAAGCATAACAAAGAATTATGTCACTCATTTTGCACGCTCGAATTCATTCATGGACAGAATATTTAACAAACGAAATTGGGCAGGGAAATCAGAGAGCAGACTCACATCAATTAAATAAAACGAAGAAGACTAAAGTAAGAGTAAACCTAGTAAACCAAAATCTTCTCAATAATGAAGAAAAATCAAGAGGTACAACAACTTCGATTCCAAAAATTTGACTGATAAAAATCGGAAAATGAAATCACCAAAGCAGGAACCACGACCGGTGACGCCTAATGGAACATCGAACAACGACCTCAAACTTCTTCAACACCCCAGCCCCAATACAACTTAAAAAAATAGGATTTCAATTGTTTTCAAAGAAATCGGTTTATTTCAACGGGAAGAAGGTAAGAAAGCAACGATGAACTCGAAATTCCGATTGAGATGGTTTCATCGGCAACAAAATCGAAAGCTCTGCTCTGAAATGGTGGAGTAATAACAGAGAAAGAGAAGAGGGATATGATCAGAAGAGGCTATTCAGATTTTCTTTTCGATGCAATAGAACCGGAGATTTGGAGTTGTTCATCTGGCGCTCACACTGCCTCTTCCGAGCTGCTCCTAATGGGAATTGCGGCTGAAGCTCAGGGGTCTAGCTGAAGGATCTTTCTTAGGGTTCCCTTGCTATTGTTTTGAACCAAAAGTGAAAGGTCTGGTGATTCATTGCCTAGAACTCTAAGATTTTCTCACTGTATCgtccttagttttttttttttttttttttttttttactatttatCAATTCAAATCTTATTATTATCAAGAGAAGAAGTAAGAACACAGACAACTGGAATGGCAGAAACAATAGAAGATAACACTACTACACTGAGTATCTCTTATCACTAGAAAATGACTTCTCACTTTTGAGTCTATATGCGTGTGTGCATATTTTCCGGCGTGTTTTGGTGGGAAGGGTCTGGTTTTCGGCGAGTTGGGTGGCAAGCAGAAGGTGAGATCGGGTAGGGTGCGGCGGCTGTTGGCTTGGAGATGGTGGGGAAAGGAGATGTGGCGGCTGTTGCTTAGGTTTCTCTAGGTTCAGGGGTTCTAGggattttttttcctcttttttttggtGGGCTGATGATATTGTATTATATGAGTGATTTTGTGAGTCACGTGAGATATGAAGGTGAGGTGTCCAGGGTGATGCCCAAGAAAATTGAATATGAAAGTCTTATTCTAGGAAAGTTAACGTGAGGAGGAGTAATTCCTTAGAGAAAGTGACAAAATTCATGAgctctttcctctttttttttttttgaattatgtaAAGAAAACTTTTAAGAGTCCAAATGAACCCAACTaactaactgaaaagaaaataagaTAGTAAAGAATCAATTAGGCATACTGCCTAATACAACGAGAACCAAATATGTCAATACTCCCAACTGAAATGATATATAAGAATAACTCAAAATGATCCCATAAAAAACTAATCAGGCTAAGAAAATAtttactctttttcttttaaaatttatgATAACACTAACTAATAAAGCTAATACTAGTGTAGTAAAATCTCAAATCATgtgactatttttgtgattttcagtTTCACAAATAAGATATATTTAAAAATTgctagataaaaatattaattaactaaattaaaggaaaatattttttgtagttttttttttatttttaagattGAATAAAGCAAAAAAGTTTCAAATAGtcaaaatagcgatattaggcctaaactaaatatttaacactaaaatgtgtaaaattttagggagggtcaaaaattacatgtctacaatattatgtcctaaaactaataggattataagaCTAATAACTAGAATTTCGGTTATATCCTTTTTtttatgagttattatgcttaatattctaaggttatttttgtaaactgACACCgcattcatgcttttataataatatagataaaacaAAATTTTTATAAGgtcattttctttcatttaaaTTGTAAGCGCGGATAGAAGAACATTTACTCAACAGATTGTGTGAATGATACGGTTAAGAAATTAGATTAAATTTCATAGAAAATGCAAAGATTTCAAGAAATATAATTTTAAGGGTTATAATAGGTAATTtatcatatttttcaaattattaaTCTTTACTCGCTTTTTTAATATTTACTTGTTACAATAGGTATTTTCTTATAATTAAGATAGAATAAGAGGAATAATTCAATTTACTTATTGCCGACAAATATAATGGGTACTTTTTTCCTTTCTCAGAATAATGAATGTGATACCTTTTTTAATCAATCACTCTGTCGTCCAACAACAACACACACCCAATGCTAACCTCGAaacatcataataaactgtatatgaaTCCGATTCTGAAGGCAAAACCAATGCTGGAACCGTTGTCAAACTCCCGAAAGCTTTTCCCAAACTCATCCGATCATCTGAACGATATCGACTTAGTCAATGGGATTGCAATAAATGAAAATACCTTTACGAAacgacgataataacctgccaaatcCAAGAAGCTCTTGATCTCCTTAGCAATAGAAGGTTTGAGCCAATTCTGAATtgtctcaatcttcttcggatcataTAAAGCTTTTctagtaaaaataattttatcCTATGTCTCGAACCCGAGAATTATTTATAACTTTGGACTTATCAATAAAAAACTATAGAAAAGTGAATTTTTTGGGGGTGATGTTTAACTTTTGATCCTAGCCAGAACTTCAAGGTCAAAAGTTAAAAGTATTGCCCACGACCCATAGGACAAAAGTGAGGCTAACACTTGTTAACTTGAAGCTGAGCAAAGGCTAGGGGGACAAAAATTCAAGAGGATCCACTTTAAGGCTGTGTACTTTACTCACCATTGATATTGCGATAAATGGTTAGTTTCAACTACCAATAACAGCTTTAAAGCCTAAAACAAGTAAACAACCACGCACCAAAACAAAAATTCCTATTAATAAAACTTAAAAACTACTTACTTCAATGGCGACTCCTCCCTATAGCCTGGCATTGATCATCAAAAACCCTTCAAATGAATCCGAATTCCTACTTGTTAAACAAAACCCACCTCCTAAATTCAACGATCCTGAGTATGACTCTTTCTTGGATTCCCCTCTCTGGGATTTGCCTTCTGCACAGTTATTACCTCTTGATTCTCCTTCTGATAATCAGATTGTAATTCAAGTCCCTGAATCTTGTTCTCATGAGCTTGACTTAACTAAATTTGATCTTAATTCAGCTCTCCTTAAGGTACACTACAATAATTCTACACAACTTTTCTTTTATATTTGTTACTTATATTTGCTCGGTTATTGGCATAGGTAAGAAACATACTTTCCCTATTCAGTATTTCTCCCTTGGTATCAATTTATGTAATACTCTTTCATTTTTAGTATCTCCCAAAAAGAATGACACCTatttatatttagaaataatttaacttttttCTAGCCAATGGTCTATCAGAAACAAACCTCTCTAGATATACACTATCCTCCCTAgacccagaccccacttgtgggattacagtgagtttgttattgttgttgtcattaaggataaaatatgaagtttaaagttaaattgttttcGAATATAGAAAATTGTCAATCTTTGCTGGACAAATTTAGAAGGAATGTATGGCACATAGAATGGGACGCTAGCGATTAAGTTCCCAAGCTTTATTGGCTATTAAATAGCTTAAGACCAATTAATTGAGAAATGATGTACCCAGAGATAACTTGTTATTAATCATGTATCTTTTGCCTTTTGTTATACTAGCGTTGTCATCATAACTATCATTATCCTTAATTATGATTCATGTTTGCGATAAATATGCCAAAAGAGACTTATTTCCAGATGTCGTGGTGTATACATATGTACACTTTACGATATGAAGTGGTTAAAGCTTGTAGGTGATGATTATTGTAGGTTCTAAAGCAAGTGGAATTAGAGGATACCACAGTTGAGTGGAAGTTCCTGAAGTATGTACAGGAGCCTGAATTTGGACCAGGATTGCCCGTAAAGACAGTCTACATCACTGGAACTTTGGGTCCTAAAGATGGCAAATTGACGGGTTTGGCTGACTTCACTCAGTTTATGTTTGAATTATCTCTTTCATGTATTGATATGAATACTGCTGTTGTGATTCAGCTGGCCTTACATTATAGTCTTAGTAAAGAGAATCTGTAGCCTCCCAATTTGAGCTTGCTCTTAGTCCACCTTAAAGAGCTACACAGGTCGTTAACTTGTTAGATGTAATTTCCATACTTGTGTCTTTATTTTGGAATTAGAAATAAATTTCGAACCACAATTTTTGTGGTTCGTGTGTAGGCGTGGTACTGCCAAGTGGTTTTACTTCTGCAGGACCAGTTATAAAATGATAACTACTCTTCTACATAGTTTCATACTGATAAATCTGCTATTCTGCTTTGCCATTTTCCCCAAATGAGATGGCATCCATAATTGCTAATGAGTTACAAAATACGACATaccatattttttttattcctcTCCACGATTGTCAAGAATGTAACATTGTAACTCATATTGAACAGATGTTGAGTTCCGCAAGTGGATGAGCACCGATAAATGCGTTAGTATGCTTGTTGAAGTGAAGCCTTGTAGTGACCGTGTAGGATCATTGGTGGTTGTTGGTCTTCTGAATGATTCAAAGAAATCTGATGAGACTTGGAAAGTTCCACAGACCTTGCGGTTTCAGGTTTGTTATTTTTTTTCCTGTACTTGCTTACCTGTCAAAGTGTCATTTAGAAATGAGAAAGAAAGAATAGATTGACAACTATTGGTATCATACACAACTAGGGACTAATCATCCTAAGAAGTATCTTGAAAAACATTAATACCGTTCTTACATGAAATTTCACGAACTGACCAGAGGTTTTTCTAAAGACCTGCAATCAAGAAAGAAATTAAGGGATAAGCAACAGATATCAATTGATGTGTGAAAATGTAAACATGGAAAATTCTGTTTCTTTGACTTTTTTATCATCTTAAGGACAAAATACTGCCCACTAATGTTTTTTTTCCTCATGTATCAGGAGTACCCTCCTGGTGTTAAAGTTATACCTATGGAAAGTAGAACAGCTAAGCCTTTTCGCACAACAAACTTAATTGTTTTCCTGCCTGGAGGCAATGATAGTGGTTGCGATGATAGTTTTGTTGCCCATGGGGAAGCACTCATAGTAGACCCCGGATGCAAGTCTGCTTCATATGAACAGGTTAGAGGTAGTACATAATCTACTTCGTAATCTTTTTAAAATGTGCAATGAACAAATGACATTTTGTCGGTCTTAGAAGTTAAACCAGAGAATACAAAAAATAATCCTCTCAAGCAACTGTTTTCGCAAATTTGGTCTTAAGCGGACAGGTGTAGCAATTTTCCTTTACTAAATATAGATGTACTTGGTTTTTTGTACCCTTGTTAATACATTTTTTTAAAGTGTGAGAGTTTCACAGGCCTAAGTGCATCTTTGCAAATTGTATAGCGATTGGTTGACTATAACTCTATAAGGATCATGTAAACAAGCAATGGTGGCAAATACTAGCGGGATACCTGCCTGAGTAAATTCTGACCAATTGCTATAAGAGCTAGGTTCGCTTCTACTGAAGAATCTTTGAACAATTTGGCCAAAATGTTTCTAAGGTGGCAGTAGATAACAGCTCACTAAAGAGAcccttcaacaacaacaacaacaacaataacccagtataatcccacttagtggggtctggggagggtagtgtgtacgcagaccttacccctactctagggtagagaggttgtttccaaatagaccctcgacatccttccctccaagaacttcccaccttgctcttggggagactcgaactcacaacctcttggttggaagaggaggttgcttaccatcagagcaaccccttcACTATCCAAATATCTGTCTTTCAGAGTTCCTGAGCAATTGTCATGTTTTATTTCTGTGCTGCTACATTTCTTGTATGTTTGCTTACCACCACATAGATTATGATAACGCCTTAAGGATTCACCTTTCTGGCCAAAGGCTTTGTTCTTTATCCTAAGATCTTCCTTGCTGGTTATCCAGTGCTTACATTTTGGATTAAAAAAATAGTATATGTGGTTTGTTAAAAGAAAATATCATTAGTTCTGGCACTTTCAATTGCAAAAGCAGTAGAGGAGGTAAAACTGAGAATATTCGTACAACGTTAGTACATTCAATGAAATAGATAGCTTTACCTCGGTAAATGGGTCTTTGCACGTGTTTCTCTTTTCTGTATATCTTGATAATTTGTTTAGGAGTGGTTGAGACACTTATTATGCTTCTCTCTttgttttcatcttcttcttttttctggtAATTAATTCTGTCTTTTATGCTGTGCTGACATATCGATGCCCTGATGCTTGGATTACCAGCTCAAGGAAATCATTGCTGCTTTGCCGAGAAAGTTAGTCGTCTTTGTGACACATCATCATAACGATCATGTTGATGGTAAGTAGCTGCAGAAAGTTTCACATCCAGACCTGGAAATATTATATGCTTAGTGTCACAGCCTTATGCTATCATCTGATTTTCTCAACACTGATGTCATCCTATGTATTCATCAAAGGTTATCCTTATGTATTTGCCCTTTGTTTCAAAGTATCTTTCTTGAGCCTTCTGGCCAAAACCTAATTTTCATGTAAAGTAAGTCACGagtttcattttctttgattgtccCTTTTTATGGATCAGAATAAATAGCGTTCTTTTTGCAGTTATGAATTtctaagttgctcggacacggGTGCGGGTGTCCGACACGGGTGCGGATCTAGAGGTCGGATCCTTCGAGATGTAAATTCTAAGATTCGGGATACGGATCCTAGTACGGATATGGGTGCGAGGATCcggctaaaaataatttaaaaaaataaaaatatctctaaattatgAGAAATCTTGTGGAATACTTACATATAGCCTGTAAAGTGTGGATTTCTTTTTTGTTCTCAAATTGTAGATAAGAAAAGGATAGATTTCCTAGATAAGATATGCTATTTTCTTCAAGTTTACCCTAGTTTTGGTTCTAATTTCGGGAATCAAATTGTATCTCGTCTCGAACTTTTCCGTCCGTCATGGTCAAAGTAACCAAAGTTGTTTGACTAGATCTGGTACGGAACCCATACCCACACCCATACTAGTGTCATGTCGACACGGGTGCTGCACCTAAACTGCCGTGTCGGAGCAACTTAGAGGAATTTCAGTATAAGCATTATCTGGTTCGTCAGCAAAGGTTTGTTGACTTATTGCAGCATGACTTTATTGAATGTCTATTTCAATAGAAGCAGTGAAAACTTTATAAGATGGTGaataatttctttatttttgttgtcAAAAGTATTATTTTTAATTCTCTGTCCACCAAACTAATGTGGAGGTTTTGTAAGTTATTCCTGAAACATAATCTGGGGCTCCATGTGCTTCCTGTTGCGCTCAGGTCTTTCAGTAGTGCAGAAGTGCAGTCCTGATGCTTGTCTTTTGGCTCATGAAAATACGATTCATCGAATTAGAAAAGGTCAGAACTTTTTTCAATTCTGTAGAATAGGAAGTGTCTATCTTCCCAATTACATCACCTTAGCAAGTAGTTGCAGGTCTCTGCCCTTTTTTGGTCATGAAAGAACATGGCGAGCCATTGTAATGAAGGATGACTTTTGTGCTTGTCCCCTACTGTTGAAAGACAATTGATTTCCATGTTAGAATGTACTTTCAGTGACAATGCACTTGTAACGAGACATGCCATTTGATGGACTTGTTTTGATGCTCAAAGAAAAAAGCTTTTTGTTTGggtatctatatctaccctttaAAACTAACAGGAAGAGTTTCTAGTTGACTATGACTGTATTAGTGTTATTTCAAGTGAGCTTAATGAATATATACTCATGAAACTACTTCATGAACCATTTACGTCTTATTGATCTCACAGTACGTGTGAAAGTGAAATATTCTTTATCAAGTAAATGAATTTAGTAACTTAAAAGTAATTCCCATGTGGTGCAGATGATTGGTCTCTCCCGTGTGTTCCAGTTTCTGGATCTGAGGAAATTTGCATTGGCAGTCAGAGATTAAGAGTTATCTTTGCACCGGTAATCTCCATTTTTTTGTTCCAGTTTCCTCTGATGAGAATCACATTCCCAAATGAAATTTGCATTGTCAGTCAGAGATTAAGGGGACCTCTTGACCATTAAAAATCTTTACTAGAGCTTGTTGAAGTTGTGATTAAACTTAATACCAGAAGTTGTAAGAAACGAATCAAGTTAAAGTCATTTCCGAGTTTTACTTCCATTTTAACTCTATCTTCCATGTAACACGTTGACATTTTCCTGTAATCAGTTTTGTTGAACTTTAACATATTCTCTTGGTGACAATATTGTGATTCAGGGGCATACAGATGGACATATGGGACTGCTTCATGTTAGTACAAACTCGTTGATTGTCGGGGATCATTGTGTGGGGTAAGATATTTTTGATCAAGAAACTTCATTTCCTTAAACAAATTGGAATGTTCACTTGATAAATAATTTAAGGACATGCTTACCAGTTTGTATATAGCTTCCTACTCCTTCTGAACAAgtatttaccttttttttttataatgatATAGGAAACAATCTGTTCAAGAAGTCTGTGATTGTGTTTGGCCAACTTTACATTTGTTTGTCATAGCTTTTATCATTTCTTCTCCTCTTCCTTTCTTGATAGTTGCTAATTTGATGTATCCCTTGGTTTTCAGCCAAGGAAGTGCTCTTTTAGATATTGCGTCCGGTGGAAATATGAGGGTAAGTTCGTCTCAGCACCTCTAT
Coding sequences within:
- the LOC104218267 gene encoding uncharacterized protein — translated: MATPPYSLALIIKNPSNESEFLLVKQNPPPKFNDPEYDSFLDSPLWDLPSAQLLPLDSPSDNQIVIQVPESCSHELDLTKFDLNSALLKVLKQVELEDTTVEWKFLKYVQEPEFGPGLPVKTVYITGTLGPKDGKLTDVEFRKWMSTDKCVSMLVEVKPCSDRVGSLVVVGLLNDSKKSDETWKVPQTLRFQEYPPGVKVIPMESRTAKPFRTTNLIVFLPGGNDSGCDDSFVAHGEALIVDPGCKSASYEQLKEIIAALPRKLVVFVTHHHNDHVDGLSVVQKCSPDACLLAHENTIHRIRKDDWSLPCVPVSGSEEICIGSQRLRVIFAPGHTDGHMGLLHVSTNSLIVGDHCVGQGSALLDIASGGNMRDYFETTYKFIELSPHALIPMHGRINMWPKHMLCGYLKNRRYRESTILKAIENGAKTLFDIVAYTYAEVDRSLWFYASSNVRLHVDHLALQDKLPNDFSIQNFQATCGLRFLLRWLFEYSSSAFSIKHHTIRAALLVGTVAVATGCLAVSFSTKKQTFSR